One genomic region from Euzebya tangerina encodes:
- a CDS encoding HAD-IA family hydrolase, whose product MTTDGTSAADVALFDFGGVVIKTPFELLDTEWRGPFDPEADLLWQQAVSEEITEREYWHRRASEFHPDAEDPTFAFMRELYDTDEARIVRPEIVALLDELDRRGIRTAGLTNDLAAFHPPEWIERMTVIRRFDPLIDLSHAGFLKPAAEAFEYTLKVLDVDASQVVFFDDQPQNVEGAQACGIRSVRCDPTDIAGSVGQLRRALAPAGGLPSSSGGEVHPPD is encoded by the coding sequence ATGACGACTGACGGCACGAGCGCCGCGGATGTCGCGCTGTTCGACTTCGGCGGGGTCGTGATCAAGACCCCCTTCGAGCTGCTCGACACCGAGTGGCGGGGCCCCTTCGACCCCGAGGCCGACCTGCTCTGGCAGCAGGCGGTCAGCGAGGAGATCACCGAACGGGAGTACTGGCACCGCCGTGCCAGTGAATTCCACCCGGATGCGGAGGACCCGACCTTTGCGTTCATGCGCGAGCTGTACGACACGGACGAGGCGCGGATCGTCCGTCCGGAGATCGTGGCGCTGCTCGACGAGTTGGACCGCCGAGGCATCCGGACGGCCGGGCTGACCAACGACCTCGCGGCCTTCCACCCACCCGAGTGGATCGAGCGGATGACCGTCATCCGCCGCTTCGACCCGCTCATCGACCTCTCCCATGCCGGGTTCCTGAAGCCGGCCGCGGAGGCCTTCGAGTACACGCTGAAGGTGCTGGACGTCGATGCCAGCCAGGTCGTCTTCTTCGACGACCAGCCGCAGAACGTCGAGGGGGCGCAGGCCTGCGGCATCAGATCGGTCCGGTGCGACCCGACGGACATCGCCGGGTCCGTGGGCCAACTTCGCCGCGCCCTGGCACCTGCGGGTGGACTTCCCTCCTCCTCCGGAGGGGAAGTCCACCCACCAGACTGA
- a CDS encoding aromatic ring-hydroxylating dioxygenase subunit alpha has product MLKQELNEQLTQVGPGTPMGDLLRHYWYPVAFVRELDEWPIKKVRLLAENFALWKRADGGYGIMQELCPHRRASLVYGVVEEEGLRCGYHGWLFDETGSCLDQPAEPADSTFSDRITAQAGKAEELGGMVWVYIGPDTEDNPAPELPKFDVYVDEGFKDVGHTVLPCNWLQIMENSVDPHHVEWLHGRYFKFLGEQQGFLAPPGFQKKHVKVGFDEMEWGILKRRVLEGNTEDADDWAVGHPLVFPYCMRVGGAGIEQMQIRVPIDDTHTWTLFYSSHQPPGFSDFPEQVYPVDYEFPWLDERGEHIVDYIEGQDIMAWVTQGDINDRTGEHLGKSDVGVIMLRRMFREQMALVAEGGRPTVGTTYEAHDRIGLPCEKDKFGVDYTEFAMSWLSGGSMRYSPAMDQMKKLYIEAATARGDSSWSVARADEFIAQSASEVARRKRLATGPARSGPREER; this is encoded by the coding sequence ATGCTGAAGCAGGAACTGAACGAGCAGCTGACCCAGGTCGGCCCCGGGACCCCCATGGGCGACCTGCTGCGTCACTACTGGTACCCGGTCGCGTTCGTCCGCGAGTTGGACGAGTGGCCGATCAAGAAGGTCCGTCTGCTGGCGGAGAACTTCGCCCTGTGGAAGCGTGCGGACGGCGGCTACGGGATCATGCAGGAACTGTGCCCGCACCGCCGTGCGTCCCTGGTCTACGGGGTCGTCGAGGAGGAGGGGCTGCGCTGTGGCTACCACGGGTGGCTGTTCGACGAGACCGGCTCCTGCCTGGACCAGCCGGCCGAGCCTGCCGACTCGACGTTCAGCGACCGCATCACCGCCCAGGCCGGCAAGGCGGAGGAGCTCGGCGGGATGGTGTGGGTCTACATCGGTCCCGACACCGAGGACAACCCAGCCCCCGAGCTGCCCAAGTTCGATGTCTACGTCGACGAGGGCTTCAAGGACGTCGGGCACACCGTGCTGCCGTGCAACTGGCTGCAGATCATGGAGAACTCCGTGGACCCGCACCACGTGGAGTGGCTGCACGGTCGGTACTTCAAGTTCCTCGGCGAGCAGCAGGGCTTCCTGGCGCCTCCCGGGTTCCAGAAGAAGCACGTCAAGGTCGGCTTCGACGAGATGGAGTGGGGGATCCTCAAGCGGCGTGTGCTGGAGGGCAACACCGAGGATGCCGACGACTGGGCCGTCGGCCACCCGCTGGTGTTCCCCTACTGCATGCGCGTCGGCGGGGCCGGGATCGAGCAGATGCAGATCCGCGTGCCGATCGACGACACCCACACCTGGACGTTGTTCTACTCCTCCCACCAGCCGCCGGGGTTCAGCGACTTCCCCGAGCAGGTCTACCCGGTCGATTACGAGTTCCCCTGGCTCGACGAGCGGGGCGAGCACATCGTCGACTACATCGAGGGGCAGGACATCATGGCCTGGGTCACCCAGGGCGACATCAACGACCGCACCGGAGAGCACCTCGGCAAGTCCGATGTCGGCGTGATCATGCTGCGGCGGATGTTCCGCGAGCAGATGGCGCTGGTCGCCGAGGGTGGCCGTCCGACGGTCGGCACCACGTACGAGGCGCACGACCGGATCGGTCTGCCCTGCGAGAAGGACAAGTTCGGCGTGGACTACACCGAGTTCGCGATGTCGTGGCTGAGCGGCGGCTCCATGCGCTACTCACCGGCCATGGACCAGATGAAGAAGCTGTACATCGAGGCGGCGACCGCTCGCGGTGACTCCTCGTGGTCGGTGGCGCGAGCCGATGAGTTCATCGCGCAGTCGGCCTCCGAGGTCGCCCGGCGGAAGCGATTGGCCACCGGGCCGGCCCGCTCTGGCCCTCGAGAGGAGCGGTGA
- a CDS encoding PEP-utilizing enzyme → MTDKRFPSPFEIETPEGAEGWEELYPYSVLFSEGRREYEDSTFWFMDSMHWGWAMSPWDADHLMYAIASLSQYNSRHYLIPPANGIDFRILNGYPYFSPVTIDDGATIEARAPQFMERAGHYFANWDDLYESWLDKVKENIAALESIDFSPLPETEDMEVITSGRGVGSGWDLQAEYHRFQDLAQKIWQYHFEFLNLGYAAYLDFFGFCKEAFPSIPDLAVAKMVAGIEVDLFRPNEELKKLAQKAIDLGVADAFAKHDDVDAVHAALSGEAGQQWLAAWEEVAEPWFNFSSGTGFYYYDKTWMQDRSVPYSFVHDYITKLQAGEDISRPMEAIRAERDRIVEEYSEFLASDEDREAFQGKLGLARTVFPYVENHNFYIEHWSMSVFWKKSRELGSMLVKEGFFVEPDDIYFVRREEMDTLLFDLYTAWAVGANPAGPHHWPPIIAKRRKIVDALEASKQPNALGPPPAVVTEPFTIMLWGITEDSIDGWLSTDSDDGSVSGMAASPGTAEGPARIVQSADDIGQVQEGEILVAPITAPSWAPVFSKIKATVTDIGGLMSHAAIVCREYGVPAVTGTGDATTAIQTGDMIRVDGNTGKVTKI, encoded by the coding sequence ATGACCGACAAGCGATTCCCCAGCCCGTTCGAGATCGAGACCCCCGAGGGGGCTGAGGGCTGGGAGGAGCTGTACCCCTACTCCGTCCTGTTCTCCGAGGGGCGTCGTGAGTACGAGGACTCGACGTTCTGGTTCATGGACTCGATGCACTGGGGCTGGGCGATGTCGCCCTGGGACGCCGATCACCTGATGTACGCCATCGCGAGTCTGTCCCAGTACAACTCCCGGCACTACCTCATCCCGCCCGCCAACGGCATCGACTTCCGCATCCTCAACGGCTACCCGTACTTCTCGCCGGTGACGATCGACGACGGTGCCACCATCGAGGCCCGGGCTCCGCAGTTCATGGAACGGGCGGGCCACTACTTCGCCAACTGGGACGACTTGTACGAGAGCTGGCTCGACAAGGTCAAGGAGAACATCGCGGCGCTCGAGTCCATCGACTTCTCGCCGCTGCCCGAGACCGAGGACATGGAGGTCATCACCTCCGGCCGCGGCGTCGGCTCGGGCTGGGATCTGCAGGCGGAGTACCACCGCTTCCAGGACCTCGCCCAGAAGATCTGGCAGTACCACTTCGAGTTCCTGAACCTCGGCTACGCCGCCTATCTGGACTTCTTCGGCTTCTGCAAGGAGGCGTTCCCCTCGATCCCCGACCTCGCGGTCGCAAAGATGGTGGCGGGCATCGAGGTGGATCTGTTCCGCCCCAACGAGGAGCTCAAGAAGCTGGCGCAGAAGGCCATCGACCTGGGTGTGGCTGATGCGTTCGCCAAGCACGACGACGTCGATGCCGTCCATGCGGCGCTGTCCGGTGAGGCCGGACAGCAGTGGCTGGCCGCCTGGGAGGAGGTGGCGGAGCCGTGGTTCAACTTCTCCTCGGGCACCGGCTTCTACTACTACGACAAGACCTGGATGCAGGACCGGTCGGTGCCGTACTCCTTCGTCCACGACTACATCACCAAGCTGCAGGCCGGCGAGGACATCTCCCGGCCCATGGAGGCCATCCGGGCCGAGCGTGACCGGATCGTGGAGGAGTACTCCGAGTTCCTGGCCTCCGACGAGGATCGTGAGGCCTTCCAGGGCAAGCTCGGCCTGGCCCGCACCGTGTTCCCCTACGTGGAGAACCACAACTTCTACATCGAGCACTGGTCCATGTCGGTGTTCTGGAAGAAGTCGCGGGAGTTGGGCTCGATGCTCGTCAAGGAGGGCTTCTTCGTCGAGCCTGACGACATCTACTTCGTCCGTCGCGAGGAGATGGACACCCTGCTGTTCGACCTCTACACCGCGTGGGCGGTCGGGGCCAACCCAGCCGGGCCACACCACTGGCCGCCGATCATCGCCAAGCGTCGCAAGATCGTGGACGCGCTGGAGGCGTCGAAGCAGCCGAACGCCCTCGGCCCGCCACCGGCGGTCGTCACCGAGCCCTTCACGATCATGCTGTGGGGCATCACCGAGGACTCCATCGACGGGTGGCTCTCGACCGACAGCGACGACGGCAGCGTCTCCGGCATGGCCGCCTCTCCCGGCACGGCCGAAGGTCCAGCCCGCATCGTGCAGAGCGCCGATGACATCGGCCAGGTCCAGGAGGGGGAGATCCTCGTCGCCCCCATCACCGCACCGTCGTGGGCGCCGGTCTTCTCCAAGATCAAGGCCACGGTCACCGACATCGGCGGGCTCATGAGCCACGCAGCCATCGTCTGCCGCGAGTACGGCGTGCCCGCCGTGACCGGGACGGGCGACGCCACCACGGCCATCCAGACCGGCGACATGATCCGGGTCGACGGCAACACCGGGAAAGTGACGAAGATCTAG
- a CDS encoding PEP/pyruvate-binding domain-containing protein has translation MTGSSEYVVWYDEYDEERDRHRVGGKNASLGTMMGAGLPVPPGFAVTTNAYDTLRSHDDLTVLINDLIGEIDFDIPTGLQAVSRRIRSEIEKLAVPGEIEEAVFTAYEQLCRRCGVSDVGVAVRSSATAEDLPDASFAGQQDTYLWVHGAENVLAHVAKCWSSMFTDRALAYRHEMGFDDQAIAMSVGIQKMVDPRASGVAFTLNPLTGDRTQVAIDASWGLGEAVVSGEVTPDNYLVDKVLREVVERVISDKHIEIRRTDSGVETLEVEAERRTSQCITDAEICDVAAMARRAEKHYGCPQDVEWALDRHLPDGENIVLLQARPETVWSQKARTSVSRGTYDPLGSIVSTLTAPLKAEKAN, from the coding sequence ATGACCGGCTCCAGCGAGTACGTGGTCTGGTACGACGAGTACGACGAGGAGCGTGACCGTCACCGCGTCGGCGGCAAGAACGCGAGCCTTGGAACCATGATGGGCGCTGGCCTACCCGTCCCACCGGGCTTCGCGGTGACGACGAACGCCTACGACACCCTCCGCAGCCACGACGACCTCACGGTCCTCATCAACGATCTGATCGGGGAGATCGACTTCGACATCCCGACGGGTCTGCAGGCCGTGTCCCGTCGGATCCGCAGCGAGATCGAGAAGTTGGCGGTCCCCGGCGAGATCGAGGAGGCGGTCTTCACCGCCTACGAGCAGCTCTGCCGCCGCTGCGGGGTCTCCGACGTCGGTGTCGCCGTTCGCTCCTCGGCCACGGCGGAGGACCTCCCGGACGCCTCCTTCGCCGGCCAGCAGGACACCTACCTGTGGGTGCACGGGGCCGAGAACGTGCTGGCCCACGTCGCGAAGTGCTGGTCGTCGATGTTCACCGACCGGGCCTTGGCCTACCGCCACGAGATGGGCTTCGACGATCAGGCCATCGCGATGTCGGTCGGCATCCAGAAGATGGTCGACCCCCGCGCCTCCGGCGTGGCATTCACGCTGAACCCCCTGACCGGCGACCGGACCCAGGTGGCCATCGATGCCTCCTGGGGGCTCGGCGAGGCGGTGGTCTCGGGCGAGGTCACCCCGGACAACTACCTGGTCGACAAGGTGCTCCGCGAGGTGGTGGAGCGGGTCATCTCCGACAAGCACATCGAGATCCGCCGGACCGACTCCGGTGTGGAGACGCTCGAGGTGGAGGCGGAGCGCCGCACCAGCCAGTGCATCACGGACGCCGAGATCTGTGATGTCGCCGCCATGGCCCGCCGTGCCGAGAAGCACTACGGCTGCCCCCAGGACGTCGAGTGGGCCCTCGACCGCCACCTGCCGGACGGGGAGAACATCGTGCTGCTGCAGGCCCGTCCCGAGACGGTCTGGTCGCAGAAGGCACGAACCTCGGTCAGTCGCGGCACCTACGACCCGCTGGGGTCGATCGTGTCGACCCTGACCGCCCCCCTGAAGGCCGAGAAGGCGAACTGA
- a CDS encoding histidine phosphatase family protein, which translates to MSSDVTNEQPASRPTTQRVDPPKYLSDYNARQRAGRNGQTTAPSSDEAGDDTTPLYLRRFRDKQAQDTGPVTQALPPLHERVGLGMQQAMSEDNRTKEISAPPRAKKQILADVYLIRHGETQGYSTESGLTPAGNWQAHTYGHTIAKRVSDGETVVIRNADTNRARETAQNLARGLHDGLQMFEKDVTVVDTAPMPEFRNFGVATPDGIRDVTGAFRQYYTTLEEFERTALGDRPMWLVEIDRFWRTQQGGADPIQHWLQIPMFHFEPPAMCVRRFWQGIHRLASEHPGSRMMVCTHSGPIRAFAIAALGYDPGEPYNTEHVRVKVFEGGTEALVSYRNRVQEIHVPQIDQLPTWQQGEQWVPPTAEAS; encoded by the coding sequence ATGAGCAGCGACGTCACGAACGAGCAGCCGGCCTCCCGGCCCACGACCCAGCGCGTCGATCCGCCGAAGTACCTCTCGGACTACAACGCCCGACAGCGGGCCGGGCGCAACGGGCAGACCACGGCGCCGTCGAGCGACGAGGCAGGCGATGACACCACCCCGCTGTACCTGCGGCGCTTCCGGGACAAGCAGGCGCAGGACACCGGCCCCGTCACCCAGGCCCTCCCGCCCTTGCACGAGCGCGTGGGCCTCGGCATGCAGCAGGCCATGTCCGAGGATAACCGGACCAAGGAGATCTCCGCTCCACCACGGGCCAAGAAGCAGATCCTCGCCGACGTCTACCTGATCCGGCACGGTGAGACCCAGGGATACTCCACCGAGTCCGGGCTCACGCCGGCCGGGAACTGGCAGGCCCACACCTACGGGCACACCATCGCCAAGCGGGTCTCGGACGGCGAGACGGTCGTGATCCGCAACGCCGACACCAACCGGGCACGGGAGACCGCTCAGAACCTGGCCCGTGGACTGCACGACGGCCTGCAGATGTTCGAGAAGGACGTCACGGTCGTCGACACCGCGCCGATGCCGGAGTTCCGCAACTTCGGGGTCGCCACGCCCGATGGCATCCGCGATGTGACGGGAGCCTTCCGGCAGTACTACACGACCCTCGAGGAGTTCGAGCGGACCGCGCTCGGGGACCGCCCGATGTGGCTGGTCGAGATCGACCGGTTCTGGCGGACCCAGCAGGGCGGCGCCGACCCGATCCAGCACTGGCTGCAGATCCCCATGTTCCACTTCGAGCCACCGGCCATGTGTGTGCGGCGGTTCTGGCAGGGCATCCACCGGCTGGCATCAGAGCATCCCGGATCACGGATGATGGTGTGCACCCACTCGGGGCCCATCCGCGCCTTCGCCATCGCGGCGCTGGGCTACGACCCTGGCGAGCCCTACAACACCGAGCACGTCCGCGTGAAGGTCTTCGAGGGGGGCACCGAGGCGCTGGTCTCCTACCGCAACCGGGTGCAGGAGATCCACGTCCCCCAGATCGACCAACTGCCGACCTGGCAACAGGGCGAGCAGTGGGTGCCCCCCACGGCTGAAGCCAGCTAA
- a CDS encoding catechol 2,3-dioxygenase yields MGILRLSHVEVRVPDLELSTAYYTEVMGLIETASEDDAVYLKGWDEQQHHSLILRYAPTYGLELMGFKVQDAEDLDELGAKIEAAGIAVKRFEKGELGPGSGTTIRFTGPSGHVTELVHGMEQIGNALPLHNPPPEPQGLTGIHPPRLDHIFLMCEDVDGVSEFYTDVLGFRLTEQILADDGHQLATFLERTYTPHDIAFVTGPDGGFHHMAYWVDDWNDLRRAADICAYHGVTIDAGPTRHGATRGWGLYFFDPAGNRNEVYTGGYFADPEREPITWTEAEMGRAIFYYEGVVDQNFLTVHS; encoded by the coding sequence ATGGGCATCCTTCGACTCTCCCACGTGGAGGTTCGTGTTCCCGACCTGGAACTCTCGACGGCCTATTACACCGAGGTCATGGGTCTGATCGAGACGGCCAGCGAGGACGACGCGGTCTACCTGAAGGGCTGGGACGAGCAGCAGCACCACTCGCTCATCCTCCGCTACGCGCCGACCTACGGCCTCGAGCTCATGGGGTTCAAGGTCCAGGACGCGGAGGATCTGGATGAGCTCGGGGCGAAGATCGAGGCGGCCGGAATCGCCGTGAAGCGGTTCGAGAAGGGCGAGCTCGGCCCCGGCAGCGGGACCACGATCCGGTTCACCGGACCCTCGGGTCATGTGACCGAACTGGTCCACGGGATGGAGCAGATCGGCAACGCCCTGCCCCTGCACAACCCGCCGCCCGAGCCGCAGGGCCTGACCGGCATCCACCCGCCTCGCCTGGACCACATCTTCCTGATGTGCGAGGACGTCGACGGCGTCTCCGAGTTCTACACCGACGTGCTGGGCTTCCGCCTGACCGAGCAGATCCTGGCCGACGACGGCCACCAACTGGCCACGTTCCTCGAGCGGACCTACACGCCCCACGACATCGCCTTCGTCACCGGCCCGGACGGCGGGTTCCACCACATGGCCTACTGGGTCGATGACTGGAACGACCTGCGCCGGGCCGCCGACATCTGCGCCTACCACGGCGTGACGATCGACGCCGGTCCGACGCGTCACGGCGCCACGCGCGGCTGGGGGCTGTACTTCTTCGACCCGGCCGGCAATCGCAACGAGGTCTACACCGGCGGCTACTTCGCCGACCCGGAGCGCGAACCGATCACCTGGACCGAGGCGGAGATGGGTCGGGCGATCTTCTACTACGAGGGCGTCGTCGATCAGAACTTCCTGACGGTGCACTCATGA